ggttctgcagaagaaGAAGGTTCACCactccaccagggggcgacgGCAGCCAGAATAGGACTCCTCCGAGACCCAACGCTACAGCAACAGACCACTCAGACCAAGCACCCAGACCAGAGGTCAACCCACCAAGGCCCTCCTACCAGCTGTACCCAGCAGCCATCATAAGAGACAGACTCAGTTAGAGACTTGTACAACTGAACACCACTAGCCTGACTTAACCCAACGAcatcttctctcttctccatcaCAAGCACGTCTTCATCCCACCTTAAAACCTGCTTCCGGATCCTTCAAGAAAAACGTCCCGCGGGGTTAGAATGCTCTACCCCTAACCACGTACCTCCCTGATCAACAGGGAGTGTCTTATGAACACGTTGTGTGATCCTAGATGAGAAGTAGACTAATAAACAACACACTcttaacaaaacacacaaactcgtTCGTACGCCACCTCAGTGAAGCAGAACCGCGGACTGTGCAAACTTCTGCTCCTGTTGTATTCATTCATCCTGGAATCCAAGATCTAAAGTCAGCTTTGAATTTGCGAGTGGAATCCTAATAAAACACATTTGGGTTGAAATGTCAACATTTCAACCGATTAAAGCTATAAAAGACGTGATGCATGTgatgactggggggggggggggggggggggggggggggtgtttacaTCAGACATCGACACATCTGGGAAAGATAAAGTGCAAACCGGAACACCtaggaacagacagagagaccaggaggagatagATGGGCCACTTTCTCCAGGTCAGTATGGAGTGGTTGAAGTTCTGGTGGCGCTGGGGCCCCCTGGGACCCCCTGGGGCCCTAGTGGCTCTCAATCACCACCGGCTCGTAACCTCCAGCTGAGAccctgagggaggagaggaccaGATTTATTCATGTTTAACGGAACTAAAAGAAAGAAGGTGAgacagggggaggtggagaagaccAAAGGTGGAGgacgagaggaagggaggaaggaggagaaggtggaacaagagagtggaggaggtggaggaagagagggaggaggagaaggtggaagaagagagagtggaggaggaggagaaagaagaggtGGTCCTAACCGGTTTCCGAGGTGTACGCCACTGAGTGCCGTCGTTCCATCTTTGTTGACAAACAGACGCAAATTGCTGTCTGTAAAGGAAAGAGGGTTTTAATGGTTACTTAACCTATCCTGtcatatatcatatcataaaCCATCATAACCCATCATAAGCTATCACAACCGACTCCGTCCAAGGTCATTCTTGGGTGCATCACATcaaggtaaatggtaaatggactgcagcACTTTCCTAACCAgaggccactcaaagcactttacaacattgcctaacattcacgcacacattcacacaccgacggcggtgacagacacgcagggcgacagccagctcgtcgggagcagtcagggcgagGTGTCTCACTCAGGGCCACCTCAACACTtcggagccggggatcaaaccagcaaccttcagcaAACATGAGCCAAATGCCGCCCCTCAACATCTAAAAAATAATGTTGTGAAGGGACGAGATGCGACCACTTCAAACCATCAGGTCTGATCACCTTCCGTGTTGTTGACGTCCTCGAAGTTGTGGCTCTGGACGATCTTGTCCACAATGTCGTCGGCGTCCATGCGGGTGTCGTTGACCCAAGAGAGATGACTCTCCACAGAGTCCTGCTTTCTCCTGGAGGACAAGACACAGCAGCACGCTGTTACAGTCTGCTGGAGGAGAGGACACAGTAGCACTCTGTTACAGTCTGCTGGAGGAGAGGACACAGCAGCACTCTGTTACAGTCTGCTGGAGGAGAGGACACAGCAGCACTCTGTTACAGTCTGCTGGAGGAGAGGACACAGCAGCACTCTGTTACAGTCTGCTGGAGGAGAGGACACAGCAGCACTCTGTTACAGTCTGCTGGAGGAGAGGATTGGGAATGACTAAGTAAGGGGAGGTCAACTAGGAGATGACTATGTAATATAAAGTTAACTAGGAGATTACTATGTAAGGTAAAGTCAACTAGGAGATGACTATGTAATGTAAAGCTAACTAGGAGATGACTATGTAAAGTAAAGTTAACTAGGTATGAAGCTTATCTTCGGCCCTCAGCATGTGGTCTCGTACTGACAACCGAAACACAGCCGTCTGAGATTCAGTCAACAGCCCTCTAACTCTAACTAGAGATGAGTTGGTAAGGTGAGGTCGACGAAGAAGGTGAAGATAAACAGGTATGGTTTAAGTTTACAAGCTGATGCAAGGTTGGTCAGGTGCATTGAGGTTAATTATGTATGGTGAGGTTAACTGTGTATGGTGAGGTTAACTAGGTTTGGTAAGGTTGACTAGGTAATGTAAGGTTGACTAGGTATGATGAGGTTAACTAGGTATGGTGAGGTTGACTAGGTAGGGTGAGGTTGACTAGGTAGGGTGAGGTTGACTAGGTAGGGTGAGGTTGACTAGGTATGGTGAGGTTGACTAGACATGGTGAGGTTAACTAGGTATAGGGAAGTAACTAGGTATGGTGAAGTAACTAGGTTTGGTGAGGTTAACTAGGTATGGTGGAGTAACTAGGTACGGTGAAGTAACTAGGTATGGTGAGGTTAACTAGGTATGGTGACCTAACCAACTCAAAGATTAGTTGGTTAGGTGAAGTTGACTAGTTCTACCTGGAGAGTCGGCTGGGGGGCAGGCAGGGCCTGGGGGGTCTTGGGGGCCGGTCCCCGTCAGCAGTAGGGAGGTCACTGGTCCCCAGGGCCCCGCCCGAGGTGCTGCTCCCAGTGGACAGGTTCCTGCGGTGGGTCAGGTCGGACACACTGGAGGAGCACGAGTGTTCAgtactgtagcctacacacacacaaacacacacacacacacacagtttagtcCTAACTTCAACACACGCTAGCGGCCTCTACACACAatggtaggaggaggagagagggccgAGGTAATAGGTAGGGcggggaggaggtgatggtgtggaggaggtagaggagaagTAAGAGGAGATTGAGGAGGGGGTGtgaggaggacattgaggaggtgatggaggggggggtgtgaggaggacattgaggaggtgatggaggggggggtgtgaggaggacattgaggaggtgatggaggggggggtgtgaggagaaggaggaggtgatgatgaggaggagtcGATGGTGAGAAGGAGGTGACTGTAGCGGAGAAGCACCTGAGATGCGGCTCTGTtggctggcatagctggagtTGCGGGAGTGTCCTGACTGGAAGACCTCggccaggggagagaggggcggcTCAGACTCCTCCATGAGGCCTGGAGGCAACACCACACACCCCGACATCAGTATCTAAATGATATTAGACTGAACTAGAACTCGACTACAAACAATATCGTAGTGATACCAAACATCTACAATCATAGCCAGTGAGcgactaatgccgcttttccactgcatggtaccagctcgacacgactcgactcgactcagctcgcatttcttgcgtttccaccgcgaaaacatggtatctggtacctgaagtggctgctttttctagtaccgcctcgctctaggttccaagcggctgagccgatgctaaaaggtgacgtcggcagacggccggccactgattggccagagagtgtgacaaagtcacgagagcgacatggcaaccatgctggtaacagccatagcagcgccgcagccaacatattccacttcttcaacttcttcaacatgctagctaataatagtaatgttatcgatgtcctccattgttgttatgtgggttctgtccatgtgtgggttgcgtaggtgttgtttgcgtcgcgtacaaaaatacgtcacggccctttcgcgcagccgaccccgcccacgtccaggaggtactatttgcggtggaaaacgacccgtgctgctaccgtgtcgagtcgtgtcgagtcgtgtcgagtcgagtcgagctacatgtgcggtggaaaagcggcataatagACCCTGTTCACAGAGCTGTAATCATTACATAACTCTGGGTCTGTGATCCTACCCGAGCTGATGGGGGGTCTGggcttggggccccgggccagggGTCCTGTGGTGCCCGTGCCGCCCCCCTTACAGTCCAGCTGCAGGGTTGGCTCGCGGCCCGGGACCGAGATAGACTTGGCCGTGCTGGGAGGGCTAGCAGGAGAAAACATGAGTAGTCACTTCAGGGAACCTTAAATTATAAACCTTAACAGGACACCAGGAACATAAGCAGGATGACCCTTAACTTATCATATCTTAACCACCTTAAACCAAGTACAAATTTGACTAACTCAATATCCAGCAACAATACCATTGATATCCAACATTTTCCACATCTATCTTAATGATTTGATGATCTAGTTTACATCCATAAATCATCAGCAgtgttttttattaataatcTATGAACTCCCTATGTCTATTTAGCAGATTAATTTGGCATGGCCCTGCACTTCGCTATTCCCATGTACAAGTCAATATTTTTGTCGGCAAGAGAATAGATGCTGACAGGTGAAGTTAATCAGTCTCTATCTGCAGTTTCCAGAGAAGTCAAATAAGGAACTCTTGGTCTTGGTTACACTTGTTATTCTCAGGGACAGGACTTGAGGTCATAAAAGACCagcaaataacaacaacaaagggggctcaaaggagaaaggagaaaacCATGAGCAGACTCACGTTTTAAAACACGGATCTCCTGACAGCAGTGTCATTCCGATGAtcacctgacaaacacacagacttacGTTTCGATTATATTGGAGACATACATTGTTATTTGTGACATACTGTATAACTCTTTTAAAATCTTTACATCTGTTATATGTTGTTATATTGGACGGATAGGTTATGCTAGGTATGTACGTTATACAGATTAACTTATCCTTAAAAGGGGCTTGTGGGTAAGGAAGTACCTTACCGCCAGTATGGAGTTGCCCAGGGGCTTGTGGGTAATGAAGTACCTTACCATCAGTATGGAGCTGCCCAGGGGCTTGTGGGTAATGTACCTTACCTTCGGTATGGAGTTGCCTGGGGGCTTGTGGGTAATGCATCTTACCTTCAGGATGGAGTTGTCCTGGCGGGTGTTCTTGGTATCGTAGCCCTCCAGGAGACAGCAGCGCACTGCAGAGCCTGAGCCAGCAAACTCAGCCATGTTGAGGTCTGTGAAGCCCAgctgtggggggagagaggagctggCTTGAGAGCAAGACTGGAGGCGTTAAGGTGCACTCACTTGACACGCAGTTAggtccaatcccatttctaccccttaccccttcggggtaaggggtagaaatggtagaaatgggattgggccttggaAACAAGCTAGGTATGGAATTGTGTTCTCAAGCACGGCacttataaaaacacacataaaatcaCCAACAGCTTAGAAAATGATGTCTTCATTGACTCTGCTGCAAATCTATTGGTTGGCGTGTTGCTTCGTGTGAGGAGCAAGGTCAAGGATTAAATGGTTTCAGCTTCCAAGCGAGATCCCTCCGCTCTGAGTGGCCGAGGTTGGGCATGCAGTAGTaaagactttattgtcattacaCATGTCACAAgtacagagcaacgaaattacCAAGCATGTTCGCTGCTCTAACCTATTGTACCGTCCttactagggatcgaccgatatggattttttagggccgatacgataccgatattttttcatcagccttagccgatacgccgatacgccgataccgatatttagagccgatactatttttttttttttttttttttgctccctcaatcataaaaattacactgataacaaatgttacaagtatcaattaaaaaaaaggaacatttattgaacttcaatataaaaaactatatttaacaaatagtaaaaacaggtgaggtagaacaagtaaaaaaaaaataaataaaaataaaaataaaaaaaactgcgaaaatcggccgcgtatcggccgataccgatacacgtaaaaaacgcgaatatcggccgataatatcggccaaccgatatatcggtcgatccctagtccTTACCCCTCCAGGGTATGTTGTGGGTTCACATTGCTTTTATGGGGAAGTGTGAGCTCTCTACCACGGTCAAATCATATCAGAATACTGAACTCTCTTTTATGGCATGGAGCAGACTCCTGAGGAATGAGGAGTCTGAGAAACCTCAACATcaactctttctcctcctcctgtctccctcgcctcctcctggtctctctttctcctcctcctggtctctccctctcctcctcctcctcctatctcccttgcctcctcctggtctctctttctcctcctcctgtctccctcgcCTCCGcctggtctctctttctcctcctcctggtctctccctctccttctcctggtccctccctctggtctctccctttcctactcctggtctctccctcaccaccacctcctgctctGCCTCTCCGGATCTTTCCTGGTATCTctttctcctggtctctccctctcctccacctcctgctctccctctcctgctctgtttaaacacaggaGGGCCCATCCTCTTCCCAGAAGGAAGACGGAGgctgtatttatatttagctGAAGGAAGTGTAGAAGCAGAGAGCAGGAAGGAGGAAGTGGTTCTTTTCCATCGCCGACCTGAAGTGATCAACAAGCCCTCCCGGCCTCAGCAGAGGCC
Above is a genomic segment from Gadus morhua chromosome 6, gadMor3.0, whole genome shotgun sequence containing:
- the eeig1a gene encoding protein FAM102A, whose protein sequence is MAFFVKKKKFKFQTQLTLEELTAVPFVNGVLFCKLRLLEGEFVATSSRVEVQENCVRWRKRFSFVCKMNANPHTGVLDPSVCRVSVRKELKGGKAYTKLGFTDLNMAEFAGSGSAVRCCLLEGYDTKNTRQDNSILKVIIGMTLLSGDPCFKTPPSTAKSISVPGREPTLQLDCKGGGTGTTGPLARGPKPRPPISSGLMEESEPPLSPLAEVFQSGHSRNSSYASQQSRISGYSTEHSCSSSVSDLTHRRNLSTGSSTSGGALGTSDLPTADGDRPPRPPRPCLPPSRLSRRKQDSVESHLSWVNDTRMDADDIVDKIVQSHNFEDVNNTEDSNLRLFVNKDGTTALSGVHLGNRVSAGGYEPVVIESH